One stretch of Oryzias latipes chromosome 7, ASM223467v1 DNA includes these proteins:
- the ebp gene encoding 3-beta-hydroxysteroid-Delta(8),Delta(7)-isomerase isoform X2, with protein MGVSSAHGGLHPYWPRDLLIPNYVANDRSMSEILAFLFSVSGVFLLVTWLITGATGRLGTWRRLAICWFAVCGFIHGVIEGWFSLYYDILPADQSFLSQLWKEYSKGDSRYVIADNFTVCMETVTACLWGPFSFWAVYSFLTNKPYRFILQLIISLGQLYGAVLYFFTEHRDGYAHSELGHPIYFWFYFVFMNFLWIVIPLILIVDAWRQLSAAQIHTDGIKSHKSKKK; from the exons ATGGGCGTTTCCTCAGCACACGGGGGTCTTCATCCTTACTGGCCGCGCGACCTTCTGATTCCTAACTATGTGGCCAATGACCGCTCCATGTCCGAGATTCTGGCTTTCCTTTTCTCGGTGTCGGGGGTGTTTCTGCTCGTCACCTGGCTGATCACCGGGGCCACGGGCAGGCTCGGAACTTGGAGGCGACTGGCTATCTGCTGGTTTGCTGTGTGTGGTTTCATCCATGGTGTAATTGAGGGCTGGTTCTCCCTTTATTACGACATTCTACCTGCAGACCAGAGCTTCTTGTCACAGCTGT ggaaaGAGTATTCAAAAGGAGACAGCAGATATGTAAT aGCTGATAACTTCACTGTCTGCATGGAGACTGTGACTGCTTGTTTGTGGGGTCCGTTCAGCTTTTGGGCTGTATACTCTTTTCTAACAAATAAGCCGTACAGATTTATTCTGCAGCTCATCATTTCATTAG GTCAGCTGTATGGGGCCGTACTTTATTTCTTCACAGAACACAGAGACGGCTACGCCCACAGCGAGTTGGGACATCCAATCTACTTCTGGTTCTACTTTGTGTTCATGAATTTTCTGTGGATTGTCATACCGCTAATACTTATTGTGGATGCATGGAGACAGCTATCTGCTGCTCAGATACACACAGATGGCATCAAGAGccacaaaagtaaaaagaagtGA
- the fkbpl gene encoding FK506-binding protein-like isoform X2, whose translation MKAGETCQIQLTHVRSGSVSVDQPTDGNLSETFLCATVKLKAFTPGKESWEMPVSEKWQWVKSHKERGGGRFRNGDLWGASDSYSRALKLLIPLYGIIGAAETNGSELEEEKDTNTVDEIPSADEIKIIKAELHSNLALCQLKLNQPKLAKASAAKATQIDPGAAKAWYRLGQACEDLNELEEAKKAFKKLLEVQPDLPAAQKALKGVIRKERERNAQLGLRLSKMFS comes from the exons ATGAAGGCTGGAGAGACCTGTCAG ATCCAACTTACTCATGTCAGGAGTGGGTCAGTCTCTGTTGACCAGCCTACTGATGGAAATCTTTCAGAAACCTTTTTATGTGCCACTGTCAAGCTCAAAGCTTTCACACCAGGGAAGGAATCCTGGGAAATGCCTGTCAGTGAAAAATGGCAATGGGTAAAGTCACATAAAGAGCGAGGAGGCGGAAGATTCCGAAATGGGGATTTGTGGGGAGCTTCAGACAGCTACAGCCGAGCCCTCAAATTGCTCATTCCTCTATATGGCATTATTGGTGCGGCTGAGACAAACGGAAGTGAactggaggaggagaaagacACAAACACTGTGGATGAAATCCCTTCAGCTGATGAAATCAAGATCATCAAAGCAGAGCTTCACTCAAATTTAGCTCTGTGCCAGCTGAAACTGAACCAGCCAAAGCTGGCAAAGGCCAGTGCTGCTAAAGCCACTCAGATTGACCCTGGTGCTGCTAAAGCCTGGTATCGTCTGGGACAGGCGTGTGAGGACTTGAATGAGTTGGAGGAAGCCAAGAAGGCTTTTAAGAAACTACTGGAAGTACAACCAGACCTACCTGCTGCTCAGAAGGCTCTGAAAGGTGTAATACGAAAGGAGAGGGAGAGGAATGCACAGTTGGGTTTAAGACTCAGTAAAATGTTCAGCTAA
- the LOC101154950 gene encoding C->U-editing enzyme APOBEC-2: protein MAERSSRLGVKRKEKKVENKASDDKDKDKGKEKTVKKPDRPGKKQEKTPEPQRVDEEKRNGESEGATGAEANQNEDNGEFQPIELPPFEIVTGDLMSPFYFKFQFRNVEYSSGRNKTLLCFRVDTAGGSTEPLRGYMEDEHATAHAEEAFFQQVLPNSSQEYDVTWYVSSSPCVACAAKLTSILQQRKKLRLSVFCSRLFDWEEPEIVQGLKALVQAGCKLQMMKPADFQHVWETYVEKEDQSFTLWEDCKENYEYYLEKLADILK, encoded by the exons ATGGCGGAGAGAAGTAGCCGTCTCGGTGTGAAGAGGAAAGAGAAGAAAGTTGAAAACAAGGCCAGTGATGACAAAGACAAGGATAAGGGGAAGGAAAAGACGGTGAAAAAGCCCGACAGACCAGGGAAGAAGCAGGAAAAGACCCCAGAGCCGCAAAGGGTAGACGAGGAGAAGAGGAATGGGGAAAGTGAAGGAGCAACAGGAGCAGAGGCAAATCAAAATGAGGATAATGGCGAGTTCCAGCCCATAGAGCTGCCTCCGTTTGAGATTGTCACTGG GGATCTGATGAGCCCATTCTACTTCAAGTTTCAGTTCAGGAATGTGGAGTATTCGTCAGGGAGGAACAAAACCCTTCTGTGTTTCAGAGTGGACACAGCAGGAGGCAGCACCGAGCCTCTGAGAGGTTACATGGAGGATGAACATGCCACAGCCCACGCCGAGGAGGCCTTTTTTCAACAG GTGCTCCCCAACTCTTCCCAAGAGTACGATGTCACATGGTACGTGTCATCCAGCCCCTGTGTAGCCTGTGCCGCTAAGCTGACCTCCATCCTCCAGCAGCGCAAAAAGCTTCGCCTTTCCGTTTTCTGCTCCCGTCTCTTCGATTGGGAGGAACCTGAGATTGTGCAAGGGCTGAAGGCTCTGGTGCAGGCTGGCTGCAAGCTGCAAATGATGAAGCCAGCTGACTTCCAGCATGTTTGGGAAACGTATGTGGAAAAGGAGGACCAGAGCTTTACTCTGTGGGAGGACTGCAAAGAGAACTATGAATACTATTTGGAAAAGTTAGCTGATATTCTCAAATAG
- the ccdc115 gene encoding coiled-coil domain-containing protein 115, protein MGGSELQDTRANMDEELLRFMDLLELLEKKRATLNSLIEQGWFSITKARYSMGNKHVSALQYASEMMPLVCVHTKALENGEVQFFTERHIQKSSAESSDDLLPVEDIGPQEEGLRRRNKTKKDTPEKKDTVVAKTAKGPEVNPVGKIDQNPQQDPLKWFGILVPQPLKQAQSSFKQVIELSAEIAALQSAVLRTRQKLRLSLAKELNSEESLGKSAKEKCPISDVTVSEQKECIQQNKIVV, encoded by the exons ATGGGTGGATCAGAACTACAAGATACTCGTGCTAACATGGACGAAGAGCTACTCCGCTTTATGGACCTTCTCGAGTTACTCGAGAAGAAACGAGCGACACTTAATTCCCTCATCGAGCAG GGTTGGTTTTCCATTACCAAGGCACGGTATTCCATGGGAAACAAGCACGTCTCTGCACTTCAGTATGCCAGTGAAATGATGCCACTGGTTTGTGTTCATACAAA AGCTCTGGAGAATGGTGAGGTGCAGTTTTTCACTGAGAGACATATCCAAAAGAGTAGTGCTGAATCCTCTGATGATCTGTTGCCTGTAGAGGATATTGGGCCTCAAGAAGAAG GCCTCAGgcgaagaaataagacaaaGAAGGACACTCCAGAAAAAAAGGATACAGTAGTTGCAAAAACTGCTAAAGGTCCTGAAGTGAATCCTGTTGGAAAAATAGATCAGAATCCTCAACAAGATCCACTCAAATGGTTTGGGATTTTAGTTCCACAACCTTTGAAACAAGCACAATCATCATTCAAGCAAG TGATAGAGCTCTCTGCTGAGATCGCAGCCCTCCAGTCTGCTGTTTTGAGAACCAGACAGAAGCTGAGGTTGAGCCTGGCAAAGGAACTAAACTCAGAGGAAAGTCTGGGGaaatctgcaaaagaaaaatgtccaatCAGTGACGTGACTGTTTCAGAACAAAAAGAATGCATccagcaaaataaaatagttgTATAG
- the fkbpl gene encoding FK506-binding protein-like isoform X1, translating to MQTQKGKSGHEAPDVSSWVSVCPKGLCMVERRRTQESGPKLLPKSADQSCSVDYCPKLGSLCQVRVQLQSNGDEAEESVSEQRLDELPGTDLKEFVDKPFLRNQDSLLQIPLGEWTVLKLGEGQCDIIESCLEGMKAGETCQIQLTHVRSGSVSVDQPTDGNLSETFLCATVKLKAFTPGKESWEMPVSEKWQWVKSHKERGGGRFRNGDLWGASDSYSRALKLLIPLYGIIGAAETNGSELEEEKDTNTVDEIPSADEIKIIKAELHSNLALCQLKLNQPKLAKASAAKATQIDPGAAKAWYRLGQACEDLNELEEAKKAFKKLLEVQPDLPAAQKALKGVIRKERERNAQLGLRLSKMFS from the exons atgcaaacacaaaaaggaaaaagtggtCATGAAGCCCCCGATGTCTCCTCCTGGGTTTCTGTGTGTCCAAAAGGCCTCTGCATGGTGGAACGAAGAAGAACACAGGAAAGTGGCCCCAAACTTCTTCCTAAATCTGCAGACCAAT cATGTTCTGTTGATTACTGCCCAAAGCTGGGCTCACTTTGCCAAGTCAGAGTGCAACTTCAATCTAACGGTGATGAAGCAGAGGAGTCGGTGTCTGAACAAAGGCTGGATGAGTTGCCAGGCACCGATTTGAAAGAATTTGTGGACAAACCATTTCTCAGAAACCAAGATTCCCTTTTGCAGATTCCGCTGGGTGAATGGACGGTACTGAAGCTTGGGGAAGGTCAATGTGACATCATAGAATCATGTTTGGAGGGAATGAAGGCTGGAGAGACCTGTCAG ATCCAACTTACTCATGTCAGGAGTGGGTCAGTCTCTGTTGACCAGCCTACTGATGGAAATCTTTCAGAAACCTTTTTATGTGCCACTGTCAAGCTCAAAGCTTTCACACCAGGGAAGGAATCCTGGGAAATGCCTGTCAGTGAAAAATGGCAATGGGTAAAGTCACATAAAGAGCGAGGAGGCGGAAGATTCCGAAATGGGGATTTGTGGGGAGCTTCAGACAGCTACAGCCGAGCCCTCAAATTGCTCATTCCTCTATATGGCATTATTGGTGCGGCTGAGACAAACGGAAGTGAactggaggaggagaaagacACAAACACTGTGGATGAAATCCCTTCAGCTGATGAAATCAAGATCATCAAAGCAGAGCTTCACTCAAATTTAGCTCTGTGCCAGCTGAAACTGAACCAGCCAAAGCTGGCAAAGGCCAGTGCTGCTAAAGCCACTCAGATTGACCCTGGTGCTGCTAAAGCCTGGTATCGTCTGGGACAGGCGTGTGAGGACTTGAATGAGTTGGAGGAAGCCAAGAAGGCTTTTAAGAAACTACTGGAAGTACAACCAGACCTACCTGCTGCTCAGAAGGCTCTGAAAGGTGTAATACGAAAGGAGAGGGAGAGGAATGCACAGTTGGGTTTAAGACTCAGTAAAATGTTCAGCTAA
- the ebp gene encoding 3-beta-hydroxysteroid-Delta(8),Delta(7)-isomerase isoform X1, producing the protein MRLLPPTFISTKKGNQVRLRYRSTGFITSEMGVSSAHGGLHPYWPRDLLIPNYVANDRSMSEILAFLFSVSGVFLLVTWLITGATGRLGTWRRLAICWFAVCGFIHGVIEGWFSLYYDILPADQSFLSQLWKEYSKGDSRYVIADNFTVCMETVTACLWGPFSFWAVYSFLTNKPYRFILQLIISLGQLYGAVLYFFTEHRDGYAHSELGHPIYFWFYFVFMNFLWIVIPLILIVDAWRQLSAAQIHTDGIKSHKSKKK; encoded by the exons ATGAGGCTGTTGCCACcaacttttatttcaacaaaaaagggaaatcaGGTTAGACTGCGATACCGAAGCACGGGGTTTATAACATCTG AAATGGGCGTTTCCTCAGCACACGGGGGTCTTCATCCTTACTGGCCGCGCGACCTTCTGATTCCTAACTATGTGGCCAATGACCGCTCCATGTCCGAGATTCTGGCTTTCCTTTTCTCGGTGTCGGGGGTGTTTCTGCTCGTCACCTGGCTGATCACCGGGGCCACGGGCAGGCTCGGAACTTGGAGGCGACTGGCTATCTGCTGGTTTGCTGTGTGTGGTTTCATCCATGGTGTAATTGAGGGCTGGTTCTCCCTTTATTACGACATTCTACCTGCAGACCAGAGCTTCTTGTCACAGCTGT ggaaaGAGTATTCAAAAGGAGACAGCAGATATGTAAT aGCTGATAACTTCACTGTCTGCATGGAGACTGTGACTGCTTGTTTGTGGGGTCCGTTCAGCTTTTGGGCTGTATACTCTTTTCTAACAAATAAGCCGTACAGATTTATTCTGCAGCTCATCATTTCATTAG GTCAGCTGTATGGGGCCGTACTTTATTTCTTCACAGAACACAGAGACGGCTACGCCCACAGCGAGTTGGGACATCCAATCTACTTCTGGTTCTACTTTGTGTTCATGAATTTTCTGTGGATTGTCATACCGCTAATACTTATTGTGGATGCATGGAGACAGCTATCTGCTGCTCAGATACACACAGATGGCATCAAGAGccacaaaagtaaaaagaagtGA
- the LOC101175651 gene encoding uncharacterized protein LOC101175651 isoform X3: MNRYYRSVVHPKCESFSKSHLLALLVAFPARETPDWDVNTPACAHAPRRGENGKIESNCKACGTRIQAKRSVTSNFVTHLKRKHPVMYDDFVKRKDMKREGYSSASLHSFTNGGSTRHPLPISAGVGGGSVGGMGTLEGGVGGGSGGRITKFDKHDPRQVLISEAIAKMIVRDLQPVSIVENQGFRELLQLLEPRYTPESQRYIQSQLLPAYAYQAQLATHQALASAQALSLSLDLWTGSCAAASGYLGVTCHFLSSDWQMHSSLLACLPLTGGSSCSRVLVDFEEVCHSHGVSGRAFRVVADPGSATTLATTKRPCCLPGFLVSPLLSNGHYGSNEGMMDNDEDTKRGIRNGHSERGDEGGHDESWEQGLGVSRVDCFSRSLEECIRVGLGSCIQISSTLTKAARFYNYITSAVPPEKLSQVFDGLMTGGAETTPHAVWDWAAQLKVLRRLLDSVDFLEEMSGPGEMALDGADRALLRELSDTLEPFTEAWDMVAKRALTIPACGTVVESIFTTAAHLLLPERGCVLPKNLETLIYLKANHRLLWT; encoded by the exons ATGAACCGTTATTATCGGTCGGTTGTTCATCCTAAATGCGAGTCCTTCTCTAAATCCCATTTGCTCGCTCTCTTGGTTGCGTTTCCGGCGCGTGAAACACCGGACTGGGACGTAAACACGCCGGCCTGCGCTCATGCTCCGAGGCGAG GTGAAAATGGCAAGATCGAGTCCAACTGTAAGGCGTGCGGCACCAGAATCCAGGCGAAACGCAGCGTCACGTCCAACTTCGTTACGCATCTTAAG CGCAAACACCCAGTTATGTATGATGACTTTGTGAAAAGGAAGGATATGAAGAGAGAGGGTTATTCCTCCGCTTCCCTGCACAGTTTCACCAATGGAGGAAGCACCCGCCACCCTCTCCCCATCAGTGCTGGGGTCGGAGGAGGGAGCGTTGGAGGGATGGGAACTCTAGAGGGAGGAGTAGGTGGAGGATCTGGGGGAAGAATAACCAAGTTTGATAAACATGACCCACGACAG GTCCTGATCTCTGAGGCGATTGCTAAAATGATTGTGCGGGACCTGCAGCCTGTGTCCATAGTGGAAAATCAGGGCTTCAGAGAGTTGCTTCAACTTTTGGAGCCACGTTATACCCCCGAGTCGCAGCGCTACATCCAGAGCCAGCTCCTCCCAGCATATGCCTACCAGGCCCAGCTGGCGACCCATCAGGCCTTGGCATCTGCACAGGCTCTCAGTCTCAGCTTAGATCTCTGGACGGGCTCGTGTGCAGCTGCTTCAGG GTACCTTGGAGTCACCTGCCATTTCTTGTCATCTGATTGGCAGATGCACTCATCTCTCCTGGCGTGCCTTCCGCTGACCGGAGGCAGCTCTTGCAGCCGTGTGCTTGTAGATTTTGAGGAGGTGTGTCACTCTCACGGAGTGTCGGGGAGAGCATTTCGTGTGGTTGCAGACCCAGGTTCAGCAACAACACTGGCGACAACAAAAAGGCCATGCTGTCTCCCTGGTTTCTTGGTTTCTCCTCTTCTCTCCAATGGACATTATGGAAGCAATGAAGGAATGATGGACAATGATGAGGACACGAAAAGAGGAATCAGGAATGGTCACAGTGAACGTGGAGATGAAGGAGGCCATGATGAGTCGTGGGAGCAGGGTTTGGGTGTTTCCCGGGTAGACTGCTTCTCCCGCTCCTTGGAAGAGTGTATTCGGGTGGGGCTGGGCTCCTGCATACAGATCTCCTCTACGCTGACCAAGGCTGCCCGCTTCTACAACTACATAACGTCTGCTGTGCCTCCTGAGAAACTCAGCCAAGTGTTTGATGGGTTGATGACTGGGGGTGCAGAAACAACCCCCCATGCTGTGTGGGACTGGGCTGCACAACTAAAG GTCCTTCGACGGCTTCTGGACTCAGTGGATTTCCTGGAGGAGATGAGTGGTCCTGGAGAAATGGCTTTGGATGGAGCAGATAGAGCCCTGCTGCGGGAACTCTCTGACACCTTGGAGCCCTTCACTGAGGCCTGGGATATG GTGGCCAAAAGAGCGCTGACCATACCCGCTTGCGGCACAGTGGTGGAGAGCATTTTCACCACAGCTGCACACCTGCTGCTCCCAGAGAGAGGTTGTGTCTTACCGAAGAACCTGGAGACACTCATCTACCTCAAAGCCAACCACAGATTGTTGTGGACATAG
- the LOC101175651 gene encoding zinc finger BED domain-containing protein 4 isoform X2: protein MLRGEVKMARSSPTVRRAAPESRRNAASRPTSLRILSFTNGGSTRHPLPISAGVGGGSVGGMGTLEGGVGGGSGGRITKFDKHDPRQVLISEAIAKMIVRDLQPVSIVENQGFRELLQLLEPRYTPESQRYIQSQLLPAYAYQAQLATHQALASAQALSLSLDLWTGSCAAASGYLGVTCHFLSSDWQMHSSLLACLPLTGGSSCSRVLVDFEEVCHSHGVSGRAFRVVADPGSATTLATTKRPCCLPGFLVSPLLSNGHYGSNEGMMDNDEDTKRGIRNGHSERGDEGGHDESWEQGLGVSRVDCFSRSLEECIRVGLGSCIQISSTLTKAARFYNYITSAVPPEKLSQVFDGLMTGGAETTPHAVWDWAAQLKVLRRLLDSVDFLEEMSGPGEMALDGADRALLRELSDTLEPFTEAWDMVRGDRGSEIQADRHVSISLALPCVLGLRKHLSETSTPHCPPLLLGLSQAVERYLAPILEDPLYIAATTLDPQFKLTWSSNPDWHRQVLIEELSKYSTASSPVDPNTDIHTQSQTLPVPAPSPVSSLSRPCKLFSFIKQRPATQAKSLEQELAVYLHEEPTDEEALHYWCRKAIDFPLLTQVAKRALTIPACGTVVESIFTTAAHLLLPERGCVLPKNLETLIYLKANHRLLWT from the exons ATGCTCCGAGGCGAG GTGAAAATGGCAAGATCGAGTCCAACTGTAAGGCGTGCGGCACCAGAATCCAGGCGAAACGCAGCGTCACGTCCAACTTCGTTACGCATCTTAAG TTTCACCAATGGAGGAAGCACCCGCCACCCTCTCCCCATCAGTGCTGGGGTCGGAGGAGGGAGCGTTGGAGGGATGGGAACTCTAGAGGGAGGAGTAGGTGGAGGATCTGGGGGAAGAATAACCAAGTTTGATAAACATGACCCACGACAG GTCCTGATCTCTGAGGCGATTGCTAAAATGATTGTGCGGGACCTGCAGCCTGTGTCCATAGTGGAAAATCAGGGCTTCAGAGAGTTGCTTCAACTTTTGGAGCCACGTTATACCCCCGAGTCGCAGCGCTACATCCAGAGCCAGCTCCTCCCAGCATATGCCTACCAGGCCCAGCTGGCGACCCATCAGGCCTTGGCATCTGCACAGGCTCTCAGTCTCAGCTTAGATCTCTGGACGGGCTCGTGTGCAGCTGCTTCAGG GTACCTTGGAGTCACCTGCCATTTCTTGTCATCTGATTGGCAGATGCACTCATCTCTCCTGGCGTGCCTTCCGCTGACCGGAGGCAGCTCTTGCAGCCGTGTGCTTGTAGATTTTGAGGAGGTGTGTCACTCTCACGGAGTGTCGGGGAGAGCATTTCGTGTGGTTGCAGACCCAGGTTCAGCAACAACACTGGCGACAACAAAAAGGCCATGCTGTCTCCCTGGTTTCTTGGTTTCTCCTCTTCTCTCCAATGGACATTATGGAAGCAATGAAGGAATGATGGACAATGATGAGGACACGAAAAGAGGAATCAGGAATGGTCACAGTGAACGTGGAGATGAAGGAGGCCATGATGAGTCGTGGGAGCAGGGTTTGGGTGTTTCCCGGGTAGACTGCTTCTCCCGCTCCTTGGAAGAGTGTATTCGGGTGGGGCTGGGCTCCTGCATACAGATCTCCTCTACGCTGACCAAGGCTGCCCGCTTCTACAACTACATAACGTCTGCTGTGCCTCCTGAGAAACTCAGCCAAGTGTTTGATGGGTTGATGACTGGGGGTGCAGAAACAACCCCCCATGCTGTGTGGGACTGGGCTGCACAACTAAAG GTCCTTCGACGGCTTCTGGACTCAGTGGATTTCCTGGAGGAGATGAGTGGTCCTGGAGAAATGGCTTTGGATGGAGCAGATAGAGCCCTGCTGCGGGAACTCTCTGACACCTTGGAGCCCTTCACTGAGGCCTGGGATATGGTACGTGGAGACAGAGGGTCAGAAATCCAGGCAGACAGACATGTTTCCATCAGCCTGGCTCTGCCCTGTGTCCTTGGCCTTCGTAAGCATCTCTCTGAGACTTCAACCCCCCACTGTCCTCCCCTTCTGTTGGGCCTAAGCCAGGCTGTGGAGCGTTACTTAGCTCCAATTCTAGAGGACCCCCTCTATATTGCTGCAACTACGTTAGACCCCCAGTTTAAGCTGACGTGGAGCAGTAACCCAGACTGGCACAGACAAGTTCTCATAGAAGAGTTATCGAAATATTCTACTGCCTCCAGCCCAGTAGATCCCAACACAGACATTCACACTCAGTCCCAGACTCTTCCTGTTCCGGCACCATCTCCGGTGTCCTCTCTTTCTCGGCCCTGTaagttgttttctttcatcaaGCAGAGACCTGCGACGCAGGCCAAGAGTCTAGAGCAGGAGCTGGCCGTTTACCTACACGAGGAACCCACCGACGAAGAAGCTCTGCATTACTGGTGCCGTAAAGCCATTGACTTTCCTTTGCTCACCCAGGTGGCCAAAAGAGCGCTGACCATACCCGCTTGCGGCACAGTGGTGGAGAGCATTTTCACCACAGCTGCACACCTGCTGCTCCCAGAGAGAGGTTGTGTCTTACCGAAGAACCTGGAGACACTCATCTACCTCAAAGCCAACCACAGATTGTTGTGGACATAG
- the LOC101175651 gene encoding zinc finger BED domain-containing protein 4 isoform X1, giving the protein MNRYYRSVVHPKCESFSKSHLLALLVAFPARETPDWDVNTPACAHAPRRGENGKIESNCKACGTRIQAKRSVTSNFVTHLKRKHPVMYDDFVKRKDMKREGYSSASLHSFTNGGSTRHPLPISAGVGGGSVGGMGTLEGGVGGGSGGRITKFDKHDPRQVLISEAIAKMIVRDLQPVSIVENQGFRELLQLLEPRYTPESQRYIQSQLLPAYAYQAQLATHQALASAQALSLSLDLWTGSCAAASGYLGVTCHFLSSDWQMHSSLLACLPLTGGSSCSRVLVDFEEVCHSHGVSGRAFRVVADPGSATTLATTKRPCCLPGFLVSPLLSNGHYGSNEGMMDNDEDTKRGIRNGHSERGDEGGHDESWEQGLGVSRVDCFSRSLEECIRVGLGSCIQISSTLTKAARFYNYITSAVPPEKLSQVFDGLMTGGAETTPHAVWDWAAQLKVLRRLLDSVDFLEEMSGPGEMALDGADRALLRELSDTLEPFTEAWDMVRGDRGSEIQADRHVSISLALPCVLGLRKHLSETSTPHCPPLLLGLSQAVERYLAPILEDPLYIAATTLDPQFKLTWSSNPDWHRQVLIEELSKYSTASSPVDPNTDIHTQSQTLPVPAPSPVSSLSRPCKLFSFIKQRPATQAKSLEQELAVYLHEEPTDEEALHYWCRKAIDFPLLTQVAKRALTIPACGTVVESIFTTAAHLLLPERGCVLPKNLETLIYLKANHRLLWT; this is encoded by the exons ATGAACCGTTATTATCGGTCGGTTGTTCATCCTAAATGCGAGTCCTTCTCTAAATCCCATTTGCTCGCTCTCTTGGTTGCGTTTCCGGCGCGTGAAACACCGGACTGGGACGTAAACACGCCGGCCTGCGCTCATGCTCCGAGGCGAG GTGAAAATGGCAAGATCGAGTCCAACTGTAAGGCGTGCGGCACCAGAATCCAGGCGAAACGCAGCGTCACGTCCAACTTCGTTACGCATCTTAAG CGCAAACACCCAGTTATGTATGATGACTTTGTGAAAAGGAAGGATATGAAGAGAGAGGGTTATTCCTCCGCTTCCCTGCACAGTTTCACCAATGGAGGAAGCACCCGCCACCCTCTCCCCATCAGTGCTGGGGTCGGAGGAGGGAGCGTTGGAGGGATGGGAACTCTAGAGGGAGGAGTAGGTGGAGGATCTGGGGGAAGAATAACCAAGTTTGATAAACATGACCCACGACAG GTCCTGATCTCTGAGGCGATTGCTAAAATGATTGTGCGGGACCTGCAGCCTGTGTCCATAGTGGAAAATCAGGGCTTCAGAGAGTTGCTTCAACTTTTGGAGCCACGTTATACCCCCGAGTCGCAGCGCTACATCCAGAGCCAGCTCCTCCCAGCATATGCCTACCAGGCCCAGCTGGCGACCCATCAGGCCTTGGCATCTGCACAGGCTCTCAGTCTCAGCTTAGATCTCTGGACGGGCTCGTGTGCAGCTGCTTCAGG GTACCTTGGAGTCACCTGCCATTTCTTGTCATCTGATTGGCAGATGCACTCATCTCTCCTGGCGTGCCTTCCGCTGACCGGAGGCAGCTCTTGCAGCCGTGTGCTTGTAGATTTTGAGGAGGTGTGTCACTCTCACGGAGTGTCGGGGAGAGCATTTCGTGTGGTTGCAGACCCAGGTTCAGCAACAACACTGGCGACAACAAAAAGGCCATGCTGTCTCCCTGGTTTCTTGGTTTCTCCTCTTCTCTCCAATGGACATTATGGAAGCAATGAAGGAATGATGGACAATGATGAGGACACGAAAAGAGGAATCAGGAATGGTCACAGTGAACGTGGAGATGAAGGAGGCCATGATGAGTCGTGGGAGCAGGGTTTGGGTGTTTCCCGGGTAGACTGCTTCTCCCGCTCCTTGGAAGAGTGTATTCGGGTGGGGCTGGGCTCCTGCATACAGATCTCCTCTACGCTGACCAAGGCTGCCCGCTTCTACAACTACATAACGTCTGCTGTGCCTCCTGAGAAACTCAGCCAAGTGTTTGATGGGTTGATGACTGGGGGTGCAGAAACAACCCCCCATGCTGTGTGGGACTGGGCTGCACAACTAAAG GTCCTTCGACGGCTTCTGGACTCAGTGGATTTCCTGGAGGAGATGAGTGGTCCTGGAGAAATGGCTTTGGATGGAGCAGATAGAGCCCTGCTGCGGGAACTCTCTGACACCTTGGAGCCCTTCACTGAGGCCTGGGATATGGTACGTGGAGACAGAGGGTCAGAAATCCAGGCAGACAGACATGTTTCCATCAGCCTGGCTCTGCCCTGTGTCCTTGGCCTTCGTAAGCATCTCTCTGAGACTTCAACCCCCCACTGTCCTCCCCTTCTGTTGGGCCTAAGCCAGGCTGTGGAGCGTTACTTAGCTCCAATTCTAGAGGACCCCCTCTATATTGCTGCAACTACGTTAGACCCCCAGTTTAAGCTGACGTGGAGCAGTAACCCAGACTGGCACAGACAAGTTCTCATAGAAGAGTTATCGAAATATTCTACTGCCTCCAGCCCAGTAGATCCCAACACAGACATTCACACTCAGTCCCAGACTCTTCCTGTTCCGGCACCATCTCCGGTGTCCTCTCTTTCTCGGCCCTGTaagttgttttctttcatcaaGCAGAGACCTGCGACGCAGGCCAAGAGTCTAGAGCAGGAGCTGGCCGTTTACCTACACGAGGAACCCACCGACGAAGAAGCTCTGCATTACTGGTGCCGTAAAGCCATTGACTTTCCTTTGCTCACCCAGGTGGCCAAAAGAGCGCTGACCATACCCGCTTGCGGCACAGTGGTGGAGAGCATTTTCACCACAGCTGCACACCTGCTGCTCCCAGAGAGAGGTTGTGTCTTACCGAAGAACCTGGAGACACTCATCTACCTCAAAGCCAACCACAGATTGTTGTGGACATAG